The DNA segment TTACCGGATTTGTGGGGGGAGAAATCAATCCTACCCCGATTTCCGATGAAGAGGCAGATCAGATTGTCCGCCAGATGGAAGAAGGAGTTAGTCGGCCTAAACCCCGGTATAGTTTTGAAGAAGGAGACGATGTGCAGGTCGTGGATGGTCCCTTCACTAATTTCCAAGGGATTGTAGAGGAAATAAAACCGGAAAAGGAGAAATTACGGGTGTCCATCACCATATTCGGACGTCCCACACCTGTGGAATTGGATTTTATTCAGGTCAACAAGATATAATA comes from the Deltaproteobacteria bacterium genome and includes:
- the nusG gene encoding transcription termination/antitermination protein NusG, which translates into the protein MELKWYIVHVYSGFEDKVKKNLQERIEALGQKEHFGDILVPTEKVVELKKGQKKTSSRKFYPGYILVQMALNKETWHTVKNTAKVTGFVGGEINPTPISDEEADQIVRQMEEGVSRPKPRYSFEEGDDVQVVDGPFTNFQGIVEEIKPEKEKLRVSITIFGRPTPVELDFIQVNKI